A stretch of Bradyrhizobium sp. AZCC 2262 DNA encodes these proteins:
- a CDS encoding FAS1-like dehydratase domain-containing protein, with protein MTDTAAKLDLDHLRQWIGRSTEASDIVTAQLVKGLRATLFQDIGEPKAGDAAPWTTHWCLAQPVFPMSMLGPDGHPTRGGFLPPVPLPRRMWAGGEIEFFEPLRVGDESTRTSRISDVTMKTGSTGVLCFVSVEHTITTPRGTAIRERQDIVYRDMGGAAPASPKAPPPAPVAKHRESHVSDPVLLFRYSALTFNGHRIHYDRDYVTKVEGYPGLIFHGPLQAALIVEFAAKLHGDSAPKKFSYRGVQPLFEGGEFSINANETSAGMELWIANAEGQPTMKGTATW; from the coding sequence ATGACCGACACCGCCGCCAAACTCGATCTCGACCATCTGCGCCAATGGATCGGCCGCAGCACGGAAGCGTCAGACATCGTCACCGCCCAACTCGTGAAGGGCCTGCGCGCGACACTGTTTCAAGACATCGGCGAGCCCAAGGCCGGCGACGCCGCACCGTGGACCACGCATTGGTGCCTGGCGCAGCCGGTGTTTCCGATGTCGATGCTCGGCCCCGACGGCCATCCGACCCGCGGCGGCTTTCTGCCACCGGTCCCGCTGCCGCGCCGGATGTGGGCCGGCGGTGAAATCGAATTTTTCGAGCCCTTGCGCGTCGGCGATGAATCGACCCGCACCTCACGGATATCGGACGTGACGATGAAGACCGGCTCGACCGGCGTGCTGTGTTTCGTTTCCGTCGAACATACGATCACGACGCCGCGCGGCACAGCGATCCGCGAGCGGCAGGACATCGTCTACCGCGACATGGGCGGCGCTGCCCCGGCCTCGCCGAAGGCCCCTCCGCCGGCGCCGGTTGCAAAACATCGCGAAAGCCATGTCAGCGACCCCGTGCTGCTGTTTCGCTACTCTGCGCTGACCTTCAACGGCCACCGCATCCATTACGACCGCGACTACGTCACCAAGGTCGAGGGCTATCCGGGCCTGATTTTTCACGGCCCGCTGCAGGCGGCGCTGATCGTCGAATTTGCCGCAAAGCTTCATGGCGATAGCGCACCGAAAAAGTTCAGCTACCGCGGCGTGCAGCCGCTGTTCGAAGGCGGCGAGTTCTCGATCAACGCCAACGAAACCAGCGCCGGCATGGAGCTGTGGATCGCGAACGCCGAGGGCCAGCCGACCATGAAGGGCACGGCGACCTGGTAA
- a CDS encoding flavin-containing monooxygenase yields the protein MAQASAAARAPETGVFDAVVVGAGFAGLYMLHRLRGLGFTARVYEAGGGVGGTWYWNRYPGARCDVESLQYSFSFSEELDQDWNWSEKYSPQPEILAYANHVADRFDLRSQIVFDTRVTAATFNEDTDSWLIETDRGDRVTAKFCIMAVGCLSAPNRPAFPGMDDFRGPIYHTGEWPHEGVDFTGLRVGVIGTGSSAIQSIPIIAQQASQLTVFQRTATWSVPAWNEALSAEYLKEAKAHYPELRAKARARPTGFYFPFNLQPALEANEEQRRQQYEAAWQRGGLPFLGAYGDLLFEKSANDTIAEFARQKIRSIVKDPATAELLCPQNVFGCKRLCVDTNYFETYNLPHVKLVDVSRTPIQRFTRDGIVVDGTEYKVDAIVSATGFAAMTGSFDRIGITGRGGRTLAEKWRAGPRAYLGLASEGFPNLFMITGPGSPSVLASMIQAIEQHVDWLADCLGHMRDIGAGSIEPLQADEDAWMAHVNDVSTVSLRSTCSSWYVGTNIAGRPRVFMPYIGGFPVYVQKCNEVMNNAYEGFVLKGARLGNTPPQVHFTERWHVPLDIEVISPAAVAAKRVPVV from the coding sequence ATGGCTCAGGCGAGTGCAGCAGCGCGCGCTCCCGAAACAGGGGTTTTCGATGCGGTCGTGGTCGGCGCGGGCTTTGCCGGCCTGTACATGCTGCATCGGTTGCGGGGGCTCGGATTCACGGCACGGGTTTACGAAGCCGGCGGCGGCGTTGGCGGGACGTGGTACTGGAATCGCTATCCCGGCGCCCGCTGCGACGTCGAAAGCCTGCAATATTCCTTCTCGTTCTCGGAGGAACTGGACCAGGACTGGAACTGGTCGGAGAAGTACTCGCCGCAGCCGGAAATCCTCGCTTACGCCAACCACGTCGCCGATCGCTTCGACTTGCGCAGCCAGATCGTGTTCGATACCCGTGTCACGGCGGCAACATTCAACGAGGATACCGATAGCTGGCTGATCGAGACAGATCGTGGCGACCGGGTTACGGCAAAATTCTGCATCATGGCGGTCGGCTGTCTGTCGGCGCCGAACCGCCCAGCCTTCCCGGGCATGGACGACTTCCGCGGGCCGATCTATCACACCGGCGAATGGCCGCACGAGGGCGTCGACTTCACCGGCCTGCGCGTTGGCGTCATCGGCACGGGCTCGTCCGCGATCCAGTCGATACCGATCATCGCACAGCAGGCATCGCAACTCACCGTGTTCCAGCGCACCGCGACCTGGTCGGTGCCGGCGTGGAACGAGGCGCTGTCGGCAGAATATTTGAAGGAAGCCAAGGCGCATTATCCGGAATTGCGCGCGAAGGCACGCGCACGTCCGACCGGCTTCTATTTCCCGTTCAATCTCCAGCCGGCCCTGGAGGCGAACGAGGAGCAGCGCCGGCAACAATATGAAGCGGCGTGGCAGCGCGGCGGGCTTCCCTTTCTTGGCGCCTACGGCGACCTGCTGTTCGAAAAGTCGGCCAACGACACCATCGCCGAGTTCGCTCGGCAGAAGATCCGCAGCATCGTCAAGGATCCCGCGACCGCGGAGTTGCTGTGCCCGCAGAACGTGTTCGGCTGCAAGCGGCTCTGTGTCGACACCAATTACTTCGAAACCTACAACCTGCCGCATGTGAAGCTGGTGGATGTGTCCAGGACGCCGATTCAGCGCTTCACCAGAGACGGCATCGTGGTGGACGGCACTGAATACAAGGTCGACGCCATCGTTTCGGCGACCGGCTTTGCCGCCATGACCGGCTCGTTCGACAGGATTGGGATCACCGGCCGCGGCGGCCGCACGCTCGCCGAGAAATGGCGCGCCGGCCCCCGTGCCTATCTCGGCCTCGCTTCGGAGGGGTTTCCGAATCTCTTCATGATCACCGGTCCGGGTAGCCCATCGGTCCTGGCCAGCATGATCCAGGCGATCGAGCAACATGTCGACTGGTTGGCCGATTGCCTCGGCCACATGCGCGATATCGGAGCCGGCAGCATCGAACCGCTGCAGGCTGACGAGGACGCCTGGATGGCGCACGTCAACGATGTCTCGACGGTTTCGCTGCGTTCGACCTGCAGCTCCTGGTACGTCGGCACCAACATTGCCGGGCGCCCGCGCGTGTTCATGCCCTATATCGGCGGCTTTCCGGTCTATGTGCAGAAGTGCAATGAGGTGATGAACAATGCCTATGAAGGCTTTGTGCTGAAGGGCGCGCGCCTGGGCAATACACCGCCGCAGGTGCACTTCACCGAACGCTGGCACGTGCCGCTTGATATCGAGGTGATTTCGCCGGCCGCCGTGGCCGCGAAGCGAGTACCGGTCGTTTGA
- a CDS encoding CaiB/BaiF CoA transferase family protein encodes MLPLEGLIVVSVEQAVAAPFCSSRLADAGAHVVKVERPEGDFARGYDAAAKGQSSYFVWLNRGKNSAVIDLATKEGRAALEELIASADVLLQNLKPGSMDKLGFSLERLRKDYPALICCTISGYGDDGPYADRKAYDLLIQAESGLASITGGPEGPSRVGISVVDIATGATAHASILEALIARGRTGKGADIRISMFDVMADWMAVPLINSEAGNPPKRMALAHPSIAPYGVFNSRDGKGILISIQSEREWKKLCAEVLDQPDLPNDPRFANMVERVRNRSLTDKTVADSFATMTRVELLKRLHDADIAFAEVNTMADLAVHPHLRRIEVDTPNGKVSYAAPAAIFVGENRHYGAVPAIGEHVELPKTPRIKSLKS; translated from the coding sequence ATGCTGCCATTGGAAGGATTGATCGTCGTCTCCGTCGAACAGGCGGTCGCCGCTCCGTTCTGCAGCTCGCGGCTGGCGGATGCCGGCGCGCATGTCGTCAAGGTCGAACGCCCTGAGGGCGATTTTGCCCGCGGCTATGATGCGGCCGCAAAAGGCCAGAGCAGCTATTTCGTCTGGCTCAATCGTGGCAAGAATTCCGCGGTGATCGATCTTGCGACCAAAGAGGGCCGCGCCGCGCTCGAGGAGCTGATCGCGAGCGCCGACGTGCTGTTGCAGAATCTCAAGCCCGGTTCGATGGACAAGCTCGGCTTCTCGCTGGAGCGCCTGCGAAAAGACTATCCGGCGCTGATCTGCTGCACCATTTCCGGCTATGGCGACGACGGCCCTTATGCCGACCGCAAGGCCTACGATCTGCTGATCCAGGCCGAAAGCGGCCTTGCCTCGATCACCGGCGGCCCGGAAGGGCCGTCGCGCGTCGGCATCTCCGTCGTCGATATCGCGACCGGCGCCACCGCGCATGCGTCCATCCTCGAGGCGCTGATCGCCCGCGGACGCACCGGCAAGGGCGCCGATATCAGGATCTCGATGTTCGACGTAATGGCCGACTGGATGGCGGTGCCGCTGATCAATTCGGAAGCCGGCAATCCGCCGAAGCGGATGGCGCTGGCCCATCCCTCGATCGCGCCCTATGGCGTGTTCAATTCCAGGGACGGCAAGGGCATTTTGATCTCGATCCAGAGCGAGCGCGAATGGAAGAAGCTCTGCGCGGAGGTGCTGGATCAGCCCGACCTGCCGAACGATCCGCGCTTTGCCAACATGGTCGAGCGCGTGCGCAACCGCTCCCTCACCGACAAGACGGTGGCCGACAGTTTTGCCACGATGACGCGCGTCGAGCTCCTGAAGCGCCTGCACGACGCCGATATCGCCTTCGCCGAAGTGAACACCATGGCCGACCTCGCGGTGCACCCGCATCTTCGTCGGATCGAGGTCGATACGCCGAACGGCAAAGTCAGCTATGCCGCGCCCGCCGCGATCTTCGTCGGCGAGAACAGGCACTATGGCGCCGTTCCCGCCATCGGCGAGCATGTCGAACTTCCCAAAACTCCCCGTATTAAAAGCCTGAAGTCATGA
- a CDS encoding Arc family DNA-binding protein: MAKKKATLPKSVTHAAPRIEKATATGRTADRLQIRLPEGMRDKLVEAANGRSLHDEIIHRLAQSLERDEMQKLSDRLKTQGDRLAKFEGEIAAMVEQLRLRDD; the protein is encoded by the coding sequence GTGGCCAAGAAAAAGGCAACCTTACCGAAATCAGTCACGCACGCGGCACCCCGGATAGAAAAAGCGACGGCAACTGGCAGGACTGCGGATCGATTGCAGATCCGTCTGCCAGAGGGGATGCGAGACAAACTCGTCGAAGCGGCAAATGGGCGCTCGCTCCACGACGAGATCATTCATCGGCTCGCGCAGTCACTGGAACGCGACGAGATGCAGAAGCTATCCGACCGCCTCAAGACACAGGGCGACCGCCTTGCGAAGTTCGAGGGAGAAATAGCCGCCATGGTCGAGCAGCTCAGGCTACGCGACGACTAG
- a CDS encoding cytochrome P450, translating into MNVQTAVRADKKELLRAAREEAYSTPLRDFHPGAPRLFQNDTLWPWFERLRKEEPVHYCTNAPIEPYWSVTKYNDIMHVDTNHGIFSSDSTLGGISIRDVPPGYDYPSFIAMDQPRHSSQRKTVSPMFTPTHLDELAKLIRERAQKVLDNLPRNETFNFVERVSIELTTQMLATLFDFPWEERRKLTRWSDVSTALPKSGVVESPEQRRQEMDECYAYFSKLWNERVNAPPRNDLLSMMAHSDATRHMDPDNLMGNIILLIVGGNDTTRNTMSGSVLALNEHPDQYQKLRENPALIDSMVPEVIRWQTPLAHMRRTALVDTEIGGKKIKKGDRVVMWYVSGNRDEEGIEKPDEFIIDRARPRTHLSFGFGIHRCVGMRLAELQLKIVWQEMLKRFDRIEVVGEPKRVYSSFVRGIEQLPVRIPA; encoded by the coding sequence ATGAACGTCCAGACCGCCGTCAGAGCCGACAAGAAAGAGCTTCTGCGCGCCGCGCGTGAAGAAGCCTATTCCACGCCGCTCAGGGATTTTCATCCCGGTGCGCCAAGGCTATTCCAGAACGACACGCTGTGGCCCTGGTTCGAGCGGCTGCGCAAGGAAGAGCCGGTGCATTACTGCACCAACGCGCCGATCGAACCCTATTGGTCGGTCACCAAGTACAATGACATCATGCATGTCGACACCAACCACGGCATCTTCTCCTCCGATTCCACGTTGGGCGGCATCTCGATCCGCGACGTGCCGCCGGGCTATGACTATCCGAGCTTCATCGCGATGGATCAGCCGCGACACTCTTCGCAGCGCAAGACGGTGTCGCCGATGTTCACGCCGACGCATCTGGATGAACTGGCAAAGCTGATCCGCGAGCGCGCGCAAAAGGTGCTGGACAATTTGCCGCGCAACGAGACCTTCAACTTCGTCGAGCGCGTCTCGATCGAGCTGACCACGCAGATGCTGGCGACGCTGTTCGATTTCCCCTGGGAGGAGCGGCGCAAGCTGACGCGCTGGTCCGACGTCTCGACCGCGCTGCCCAAGAGCGGCGTGGTGGAATCGCCCGAGCAGCGGCGCCAGGAGATGGATGAATGCTACGCCTATTTCTCAAAACTCTGGAACGAGCGCGTCAACGCGCCGCCGCGTAATGATTTGCTGTCGATGATGGCCCACAGCGACGCGACGCGGCACATGGACCCCGACAATCTGATGGGCAACATCATCCTGTTGATCGTCGGCGGCAACGACACCACCCGCAACACCATGAGCGGCTCGGTGCTGGCGCTGAACGAGCACCCGGATCAATATCAGAAGCTGCGTGAAAACCCGGCGCTGATCGATTCCATGGTGCCGGAAGTGATCCGCTGGCAGACGCCGCTCGCCCACATGCGCCGCACCGCGCTGGTCGACACCGAGATCGGCGGCAAGAAGATCAAGAAGGGTGACCGCGTCGTGATGTGGTACGTCTCGGGCAACCGCGACGAGGAAGGTATCGAGAAGCCCGACGAGTTCATCATCGACCGCGCCCGCCCCCGTACCCATCTGTCGTTCGGCTTCGGCATCCACCGCTGCGTCGGCATGCGGCTCGCCGAGCTGCAGCTCAAGATCGTGTGGCAGGAAATGCTCAAGCGCTTCGACCGCATCGAAGTGGTCGGCGAGCCGAAGCGGGTCTATTCGAGCTTTGTACGCGGCATCGAGCAGCTGCCGGTGCGCATTCCCGCGTGA
- a CDS encoding mandelate racemase/muconate lactonizing enzyme family protein — MRIVDVVEITKPIASPIRNAYIDFSKMTASLVAVVTDVMRDGRRVVGYGFNSNGRYGQGGLIRERFRNRIIEAEPASLLDDAGTNLDPHRIWTAMMSNEKPGGHGERSVAVGTLDMAVWDAVSKIAGKPLFRLLAEKKGREANPRVFVYAAGGYYYPGKDNSALQAEMRGYLNRGYNVVKMKIGGASIDEDRGRIEAVLKEIGSQARLAVDANGRFDLETGIAYAKMLRDYPLFWYEEIGDPLDYALQAAISEFYPGPMATGENLFSHQDARNLLRYGGMRPDRDWLQFDCALSYGLVEYLRTLDVLAQHGWSPSRCIPHGGHQMSLNIAAGLGLGGNESYPDLFQPYGGFPDTVQVQDGHIVMPELPGIGFEGKSDLIKVMRELAE, encoded by the coding sequence ATGCGCATCGTCGATGTCGTCGAAATCACCAAGCCGATCGCATCTCCGATCCGGAACGCCTATATCGACTTCTCGAAAATGACGGCGAGCCTCGTCGCCGTGGTAACGGATGTGATGCGCGACGGTCGCCGCGTCGTCGGATATGGCTTCAATTCCAATGGCCGCTATGGTCAGGGCGGTCTGATCCGGGAACGCTTTCGTAATCGCATCATCGAAGCCGAGCCCGCGAGCCTGCTCGATGACGCGGGCACCAACCTCGATCCGCATCGGATCTGGACAGCGATGATGTCCAATGAAAAGCCGGGCGGGCACGGCGAGCGTTCTGTCGCCGTCGGTACACTCGACATGGCTGTCTGGGACGCGGTCTCGAAGATCGCCGGCAAGCCGCTGTTTCGCCTTCTCGCCGAAAAGAAGGGCCGTGAGGCCAATCCCCGCGTCTTCGTTTACGCGGCCGGCGGTTACTACTATCCAGGCAAGGATAATTCGGCGCTGCAGGCGGAGATGCGCGGCTATCTCAACCGCGGTTACAACGTGGTGAAGATGAAGATCGGCGGCGCCTCCATCGACGAGGACCGCGGACGGATCGAAGCCGTGTTGAAGGAGATCGGCTCGCAAGCGCGGCTTGCCGTCGACGCCAACGGACGCTTCGATCTCGAGACCGGTATCGCCTACGCGAAGATGCTGCGCGACTACCCGCTGTTCTGGTACGAGGAGATCGGCGATCCGCTCGACTACGCGCTTCAAGCCGCGATCTCGGAATTCTATCCAGGTCCGATGGCGACCGGAGAAAATCTCTTCTCGCACCAGGACGCGCGCAATCTACTCCGCTACGGCGGCATGCGGCCGGATCGGGATTGGTTGCAGTTCGATTGTGCGCTCTCGTATGGGCTTGTCGAATATCTCCGGACACTCGATGTTCTGGCCCAGCATGGCTGGTCACCGTCCCGTTGTATTCCCCACGGCGGCCATCAGATGTCGCTCAATATTGCGGCGGGCCTTGGTCTCGGTGGCAATGAAAGCTATCCCGATTTGTTTCAGCCGTACGGCGGCTTCCCTGACACCGTGCAGGTGCAGGACGGGCACATCGTCATGCCCGAACTTCCGGGCATCGGCTTCGAGGGTAAATCCGACCTGATAAAGGTCATGCGCGAACTGGCTGAATAG
- a CDS encoding dihydrodipicolinate synthase family protein, whose translation MSRHPDFVPQGVIPAVLLPFHEDLSIDEQSFRAHLRDVAAVQGLSAITINAHSTEVASCTRDEQRRVMEIASEEVGGKLPIIHGVWADGSLEAARIARQAEAGGASALLVFPPAPFTLGQSAEMALAHFKTISDATDLPLIVFQYPLATGQGYPASTLERLFDEVPTIRAIKDWTATVPQHESQLRALQGRARPINVLSTNSAWLLSSLVLGCNGLLSGSGSVIADLQARLYRAVQANDLAEARRLNDRIYPTARVFYADPFVDMHNRMKEALVLLGKLPRAVVRPPLVKISDAEIARIRDALIEAGLLGTRTALGRNAA comes from the coding sequence ATGAGCCGCCATCCTGATTTCGTGCCTCAAGGTGTGATCCCGGCGGTTCTGCTGCCGTTCCACGAGGATTTGTCGATCGACGAGCAGAGTTTTCGGGCTCACTTGCGCGACGTCGCCGCGGTGCAGGGACTGTCCGCCATCACGATCAATGCTCACTCCACCGAGGTCGCCTCGTGTACCCGGGATGAGCAACGTCGCGTCATGGAGATCGCGAGCGAGGAAGTCGGCGGCAAATTGCCGATCATTCACGGCGTTTGGGCGGACGGCAGCCTGGAGGCGGCGCGGATCGCGCGCCAGGCTGAGGCCGGCGGGGCTTCGGCGCTGCTGGTGTTCCCGCCGGCGCCCTTCACCCTCGGCCAGTCGGCCGAGATGGCGCTGGCCCATTTCAAGACCATCAGCGATGCGACCGATCTGCCGCTGATCGTATTTCAATATCCTCTGGCCACGGGCCAGGGCTATCCGGCGTCGACGCTGGAGCGGCTGTTCGACGAAGTGCCGACCATCCGCGCCATCAAGGACTGGACGGCAACGGTGCCGCAGCACGAGAGTCAGCTTCGCGCGCTGCAGGGGCGCGCGCGTCCCATCAACGTACTGTCCACCAACAGCGCATGGCTGTTGAGTTCGCTGGTGCTCGGCTGCAATGGCCTGCTTTCAGGCAGTGGCAGCGTCATCGCCGATCTTCAAGCCAGGCTCTATCGCGCCGTGCAGGCCAACGATCTTGCGGAAGCGCGCCGACTCAACGACCGAATTTATCCGACGGCGCGCGTGTTCTACGCCGATCCCTTCGTCGACATGCACAACCGCATGAAGGAAGCGCTGGTGTTGCTCGGCAAGCTGCCACGCGCCGTGGTGCGTCCGCCGCTGGTTAAGATATCGGACGCGGAAATCGCGCGGATCCGGGACGCGCTGATCGAGGCAGGGCTGCTCGGTACCCGAACCGCGCTGGGGCGCAACGCGGCATAA
- a CDS encoding LysR family transcriptional regulator, translated as MDIRQLRTFSCVAELGSLSKASDTLRVAQPALSRQIKLLEHELRAELFTRNGRGMVLTDAGRLLLARTAGIVRQIDQVRDEIQSAGGPPSGRVVLGLVPTVSCVISARLARRTVDKYPGISLCIVESYSGHLMEWLHRGEMDLALIYGPSSDLHLTVQSLGRDPIVAVGPRGSGLSERKQVDIGWLLKQRLVLPSHSHGLRALIEQAAAKKKLKLDVKLEADSFRVLTSLVEEGLGYTLLPPSSVRHEVASGRLETAAISKPAPMRELTLASPIDHPGSTAITLVTELLRDELTACREEGLWDIRFA; from the coding sequence ATGGATATCAGGCAGCTCAGGACGTTCAGTTGCGTGGCGGAGCTCGGCAGCCTCAGCAAGGCCTCGGACACGCTGCGGGTGGCGCAGCCGGCGCTGAGCCGCCAGATCAAGCTGCTCGAGCATGAATTGCGGGCCGAGCTGTTCACCCGGAACGGCCGCGGCATGGTGCTGACCGACGCCGGCCGGCTGCTGCTCGCAAGGACGGCGGGCATCGTCCGGCAGATCGACCAGGTGCGCGACGAGATCCAGTCCGCGGGCGGCCCGCCGTCGGGCCGCGTGGTGCTCGGGCTGGTGCCGACCGTGAGCTGCGTGATTTCGGCGCGGCTTGCACGGCGCACCGTCGACAAATATCCGGGCATCTCGCTGTGCATCGTCGAGAGCTACAGCGGCCATCTGATGGAATGGCTGCACCGCGGCGAGATGGATCTGGCTTTGATCTACGGGCCGTCGAGCGATCTGCATCTGACCGTGCAGAGCCTCGGCCGCGATCCCATCGTCGCCGTGGGCCCGCGCGGCAGCGGGCTGTCCGAGAGGAAGCAGGTCGATATCGGCTGGCTGCTGAAGCAAAGACTTGTGCTGCCCAGTCATTCGCATGGGCTCCGGGCGCTGATCGAACAGGCGGCGGCGAAGAAGAAACTGAAGCTCGACGTCAAGCTGGAAGCGGATTCCTTCCGGGTGCTGACCAGCCTCGTCGAGGAAGGGTTGGGGTACACGCTGTTGCCGCCTTCCTCGGTGCGCCACGAGGTCGCCAGCGGCCGGCTGGAAACGGCTGCGATATCAAAACCGGCGCCGATGCGCGAACTGACGCTTGCTTCTCCCATCGATCATCCCGGCTCGACGGCGATCACGCTTGTGACCGAGCTGCTCCGCGACGAACTCACCGCCTGCCGCGAAGAGGGCCTCTGGGACATCAGGTTCGCCTGA
- a CDS encoding acyl-CoA dehydrogenase family protein, which yields MTAQEQQDEFHDIRDAVAKLCAQFPGEYWRKLDRQMAYPKEFVDALTEAGYLSVLIPEEYGGSGLKLSAAAAILEEIQRAGCNGGGCHAQMYTMGTVLRHGNDAQKAKYLPGIASGKLRLQAFGVTEPTSGTDTSSLKTVAKRDGDHYIVNGQKIWTSRAEYSDLMILLARTTPKEQAKKRTDGLSVFIVDMREAKGNGLEIRPIRTMMNHATTEVFFTDMRVPAENLIGDEGKGFRYILSGMNAERILIAAECIGDAKWFIAKATAYAKERAVFGRPIGMNQGIQFPIAKAYAAMRAAELMVKEATRKYEAGLDCGAEANMAKMLAADASWEAANACVQTHGGFGFAEEYDVERKFRETRLYQVAPISTNLILSFVAEHVLGLPRSY from the coding sequence ATGACCGCACAAGAACAACAAGACGAATTCCACGACATCCGCGACGCCGTCGCAAAGCTCTGCGCCCAGTTCCCCGGCGAATACTGGCGCAAGCTCGACCGCCAGATGGCGTACCCGAAGGAGTTCGTCGACGCGCTGACGGAAGCCGGCTATCTCTCGGTCTTGATCCCCGAGGAATATGGCGGCTCCGGGCTGAAACTGTCGGCGGCCGCCGCGATCCTGGAAGAGATCCAGCGTGCGGGCTGCAATGGCGGCGGCTGTCACGCCCAGATGTACACGATGGGCACCGTGCTGCGGCACGGCAACGACGCCCAGAAGGCAAAGTATCTGCCCGGGATCGCCAGCGGCAAATTGCGGCTGCAGGCTTTTGGCGTCACCGAGCCGACCAGCGGCACCGACACCTCTTCGCTGAAGACGGTCGCCAAGCGTGACGGCGACCACTACATCGTCAACGGCCAGAAGATCTGGACCAGCCGCGCCGAATATTCCGACCTGATGATCCTGCTCGCGCGCACAACGCCGAAGGAACAGGCGAAGAAGCGCACCGATGGTTTGTCCGTGTTCATCGTCGACATGCGCGAGGCCAAGGGCAACGGGCTGGAGATCCGCCCGATCCGCACCATGATGAACCACGCCACGACGGAAGTGTTCTTCACCGACATGCGCGTGCCCGCTGAAAACCTGATCGGCGACGAAGGCAAGGGTTTTCGCTACATCCTGTCCGGCATGAATGCCGAGCGCATTCTCATTGCAGCCGAATGCATCGGCGACGCAAAATGGTTCATTGCGAAAGCCACCGCCTATGCCAAGGAGCGCGCCGTGTTCGGCCGTCCGATCGGTATGAATCAAGGCATCCAGTTTCCGATCGCAAAAGCCTACGCCGCGATGCGCGCGGCCGAGCTGATGGTGAAGGAAGCCACGCGCAAATATGAGGCCGGGCTCGATTGCGGTGCTGAAGCCAACATGGCCAAGATGCTGGCGGCGGACGCCTCCTGGGAAGCGGCCAATGCCTGCGTGCAGACCCATGGCGGCTTCGGCTTTGCCGAGGAATACGACGTCGAGCGCAAGTTCCGCGAAACGCGGCTCTATCAAGTCGCGCCGATCTCGACCAATCTGATCCTGTCGTTCGTTGCCGAGCATGTGCTCGGCCTGCCCCGCTCCTACTGA
- a CDS encoding LysR family transcriptional regulator has protein sequence MELIWFEDYLALAETLNFSRAAETRHVTQPAFSRRIRALENWVGAALFTRTTHGVALTRAGEHFHDQAEILTRALNQLRRETFEVSSGSARLLSIAATHALSFTFFPKWVRSNERVLALGNLNLISDSMQACEQMMLRGDAQFLLCHFHSKMSSRIASGPFKSIVVGADTLVPLSVPDRNGAPRWRLRGGKPVKYLAYSAQSGLGRIVAARWGTKDQAFTLETIFTSHLAATLQSMARAGDGVAWLPRTLAEDDISAGLLVEAGDADLKIPIEIRLFRPAARQSHAVEAIWAAFERN, from the coding sequence ATGGAACTGATCTGGTTTGAGGACTACCTGGCGCTCGCTGAAACCCTGAACTTTTCGAGGGCCGCCGAGACACGGCACGTCACCCAACCGGCCTTCAGCCGAAGGATTCGCGCCCTTGAGAATTGGGTCGGCGCGGCCCTGTTCACCCGCACGACGCACGGCGTTGCGCTAACCCGGGCGGGAGAGCATTTTCACGATCAGGCGGAGATACTGACGCGCGCGCTGAATCAACTGCGCCGTGAAACATTCGAAGTTTCCAGCGGCAGTGCAAGATTGTTATCGATCGCGGCGACGCACGCGCTGTCTTTCACTTTTTTCCCAAAGTGGGTTCGCAGCAATGAAAGAGTTCTGGCCCTTGGAAATCTCAATCTGATCTCCGACAGCATGCAAGCGTGCGAGCAGATGATGCTGCGTGGCGATGCCCAGTTTCTGCTTTGTCATTTCCACAGCAAAATGAGCAGCCGGATCGCGTCCGGTCCATTCAAGAGCATCGTGGTCGGCGCCGACACCCTCGTTCCGCTGAGTGTGCCCGACAGAAACGGTGCCCCACGCTGGCGGCTTCGTGGCGGCAAGCCGGTCAAATACCTTGCCTATAGTGCGCAGTCGGGATTGGGACGGATCGTGGCCGCCCGATGGGGAACGAAAGATCAAGCCTTTACGCTCGAGACGATTTTTACCTCTCATCTGGCCGCGACGCTGCAGTCGATGGCCCGTGCTGGAGACGGCGTGGCATGGCTGCCCCGGACTTTGGCCGAAGATGATATTTCGGCTGGACTGCTGGTTGAAGCGGGCGATGCGGATTTGAAGATCCCCATCGAAATTCGTCTTTTCCGGCCTGCGGCGCGTCAGAGCCATGCGGTTGAAGCGATTTGGGCGGCCTTCGAGCGAAACTGA